The genomic interval GCCGCGGCGACCCGCAGCGACTCGTCCAGCAGCGCCCACGGCGCACAGCTACGGGCGATCTCCGTGGTGACCAACTCGGGAATGGTGGGCAGATCGACGCGCTCGGTGGACGCCTGCAACACCGTGAAGACCCGTTCGCAGATCGTGCGATCGAACGGGCGGCCCATCGCAGCGGTCGAGGCCGTCGTGCCCAGCGCCGGCGCGACGGGCAGGGGGTGCTCGGTCAGGCCGAGCTCGCGGGCCGAACGGCCGGAGTCGTTGTACCACAGGTCGATTCCGGTTCGGGTGCCCGCATGCGCGGCGATCAGGCCGCGCCATCCGGGCGACCCGGACTCGCCCGGCGATTCCGCGCACGAGTCGAGCAGCGCGGCCAGCGCGGCGCTGTGATCGGCGCTCGCACCGCCGGGCCGCGGCCGCCGCCGCCACGCCGTCTCGATCAGGGCCGAAAGTTCGGCGCCGCGAGACGGATCGGCGAGGTGATCGCGCAGCGCCCGCGTGGTCCGGCCCGCCGCGACATGGTGGATCTCGCGCAGCGCCGCAGTGGCGGCGGGCTCGTCACGCGCCGGGTCCGGATGTCCCGAGACCGTCGCCAGTTCGAAACACCGCTGGAAATACAGATCCTGCGGATGTCCCTCGGTGATGCGCGCGGCCCGGCGCACCTGCTTGAGCAGTACGAACCAGGCCGCGGTCGCGCGCAACACATCCGCCGCGGCGTGCACGCGGGCCGCGAGCAGCGTCGCGCCGTCGGCGGTCAGCATCGGCCCGGCGCAGGCGGGGTGCTGGACGGGCCGGATCACCAGCGGGTCGAGGATCAATTTGACGGTGCGGCGCAGTGGCCCGCCCTGGGGGCCGCTCAGCGCCTCGACGCCGGGTATCCCGCGCCACACCTCGTCGAGCACCATGGCGCGCGGTCGTCGCATTCGGCCAGGTTAACCCACCACCGCCGGTGGGGTGCGGGCCGAAATCTGGGATCGGTAGGCGGCCGATCCTTCCTACCTTTCCGGTACGGCCCGAACGCAGGGTCCGGACCGACAACGAAGGAACGACACACCATGAACGCCAAGCACATCCGCGTCACCGCCGCCGCCCTCGCCGCCGCCGGGCTCACCCTGTTCGTCAGCGCCTGCGGCGACGACTCCGGCAGTTCCGCTCCCTCGACTCCGGCGCGGACCTCCGTCGCCCCCGCCGGCCCCGCCCCGGGCGGCAAGTCCGGCGCCCTCGTCGGCGGCAAGGCCCTCGACGGCAGGTTCGAGACCACCTGCGTCGCGCAGGGCGGCGTGCTCGCCCTCGCGCTGACCGACACCGACAACCCCACTTACGGTCAGCTGAGCGTCAGCGCCACCGTGACCGGCGACGGCACGGTGCAGGCCGTCGGCATCGCGGGCAGCAAGGGCGGTTCGGCGGGCATGCCCTACGCCGTCGGCTACGGCAACGGGCAGCCCGGCGGCTCGGCCAAGGCCGTCAGGGACGGCAACACCTACAAGGTCACCGGCGAGGGCGTCTCGGCCCCCGACATGACCAACCCGATGGCGGGCCCGGCCACCGCCAGCTTCGACATCACTTTCGCCTGCGCGTCCATCGTCAACGGCTGACCGGTAAGGAGAGACCCATCATGCGTACGACAGTGCGGGCCGGCGCCCTCGGATTCGCGGCCCTGGCGATCGGCATCTACCTGTGGCACGGACTGACCTACGACACCGGCGCGCGGTGGGAACCCGGCTACGTCGCTTGGCTGAACGGCTCGCTGGCGCTGCCGATCATCGCCGGCACCGGCCTCGTACTGGCCTTCGCGTTCACCGGCGACGGCGTGCTGTCGGCGCTCACCGGCCGCAACAGCAGCGAGTTCCGCGACGGGCCGGTCGGCATCGGCACCGTCAAGTCGTTCCGCCCGACCGGGCTCACCGTCAACGACCAGCCCCAGATCCGCATCGAGTTCGGTGTCGAGGGCGCCGACGGTGAGGTGTTCGACTCCGTCGCGACGGCGATCGTGCCGCTCACCGAGCTGGCGCTGCTGCGGCCCGGGGTCGTGCTGCCGGTGCGCTGTCGACCGGGCCGCACCGACAAGGTGGAGCTGGACCTGTCCGGAGACACCGTGCTGGCGCAGCGGGCGATGAACGAGGCGATGCTGCGCAAGGGCTTCACCACCAGGGCCAAACTCGACATCGCCGCCCGCGGTGTCGCGGCCCGGGCCGTGGTGCAGTCGCTGTCGGTGCCCGGCGAGATCCGCGACGGCCACTCCAGGGTCGAACTCGCACTCGCCGTCACCCGGCCCGACGGCAGCACCTTCACCACTCGGGCGGAGAAGTTCCTGCCGCCGACCGCTGTCGGCAATGTCCAGGTCGGCCGGATCGTGCAGGTGCACTATCTGCCCGAGCGCGAGCAGGAGGTGGTACTCGCGATCCCGCTCAACGCCTGACCGTCGACGACTGTCCCGGAGCCCTTGCGGCACCGGGATATTCGCGTGCACTCAGGGATGCCGGATGGCGGCGGCGGTGCTCGGGTTGACCGCGACCGGGGCGGGGCTGGTCGGACTTCCCTTGTCCGCCACGGCGTTCGCGCACCGTCAGAACCGGACGCGCTCGCGCCAGGTGCTGAGTACCGACAGATCGCCGGTGGTCTCCACACGGGCAGCGTCGGCGGGGATTCGGCGCAGGAGTAGCAGGAACAGCTCCGCGGCGGTGCCCCGCAGGGTGAGGGTGGCCGGGGCGGGGCTGTCGGTGGCGGTGACGGTGTCGCCGGACCGGTGGATCGTCCAGGTGTCGTCGGTGTCGCTGGCGTGCAGGCGCAGGCTGGTGCCCTCGTCGAGGGGCGTCCGGAAATGCGTGGCCAGCGCGACGAGGCCGAGGAATTCCGACAGACCGTCGGCCGCCAGCCCGGGGCCGAGGACGAATTCGCGGCCGAGGGCCAGCGTGGCGTCGGCGCGGTGGACGGTCGCCTCGTGCAGGAGTCGCCGCACCCACCACGCGGCGGGGCGTGGCGTGCCGATCGTCGTCCAGACCGGGGTGTCGTCCCCGGCGCTCGCGAGGCTGTCGAGCACCGCCGCGGCGCCGCCGCGCAGCCAGCGGGCGGCCTCCTCCGGGTCGTGCGGGCGGCGGATGTCGGGGACCTGCCGGATGTCGATCGGCGCGGTGGTCCGGGCGGCGATGATCGCCGCGGCCCAGCGGGTCGCGCGGCCGACGTGGGCGACGAGATTCGCCAGCGTCCAGTCCGGGCAGGTCGGAATCGGCGTCGCGGGGTCGGCGGACAGGTACAGGCCGGCGAGCAGGTCGGTCTCGCCGAGCAGGGCGTCGCGTCGCGCCGCCGCGTCCAGAGCAGTCACGGATTCGACGCTAGCTCAACATGTTTCGTGCGCAGTGGTGTTTCACCGGTCCGGTGCGGCGCGCAGGAATTCCAACAGTTCGTCGGTGGCGTGGCGGGCTTCGGGAATGTCCTTCATGATCCAGTTGTGGAACATGCCGGGGTACTCGCGCAGGTCGACCGGGACGCCCGCCGCCGCGCCGAGTTCGGCGATCCGCCGCGCGTCGGGGAGCAGGATGTCGCGATGGCCGATGAAGACCATGATCGGGGCCAGGCCGGTGAGGTCGGCGAAGGCGGGACTGATGTGCGGATCGTCCAGCGCCAGCCCGGCGGCATACCAGCGGCCCGCCTGCTGCAGCCCGGCCACCCCGAGTTCCGGATCGCGGTCGTCCAGTGCCAGCGACAGCGGATCGTCGGTGGCGAGATCGATCCACGGCGAGAACAGGGCCAGGCCGCGCGGCTGCGGCTGTCCCCGTTCACGGAGATGACGTGCCAGCGTGAGCGCGAGAGTCCCACCGGCCGAGTCGCCGAAGACGATCCGATCCCGAGGCGCGACATCGGCGACGGCGTGGGCGTAGGCGCGCTCGACCATCGGCACGATCGCCCGATGGTCGTGCTCGGGTGTCAGCGGATACATCGGCATGGTGTAGGTGCAGCCGAGCCGATCGACGATCCGGGCCGCGAAGCGCCAGTGGTGTGACTCGGGCGCCTCGACGAAACCGCCGCCGTGCAGGTGGAAGATGTGCCACGGCGACCGCGGCCCGCCCCTCGGCGTCATGGTGACCACGGCACGGCCGTCGATCTCCGTGGTGCACACCTCGTGCGTGCCGGTCAGCCACCGCGGCGGGCGCGACCGTTCCGGCGCCTGATGATTCGCCAGGTTCGCGCGCATGACGGCGGGGTCGGCGTAGAACCGCTTGTTCCGCTGCCACCGCATCCGCGCGATGATCGCCCGCGCCCGCCATGACGTCATGACCCCGAGATTAATCGAATACGCGGTGATCACCGGCGCGCCGACACCGCCGCGACGAGTTTCGGCCGCCGCTCCGGTCGTCACTGTCGAAGGCGTTCCCTGCGAGCGCACCGGTCCGATTCGAGGAGTCACCGCGGATGAACCCGACAACCGTTCTTGCCCCGCCGGCGCTGGAGCGCGACCTGGCCGCACTGCGGCAACCGCTGTTCGGCTACTGCTACCGGATGCTCGGCTCCGCGCTCGAGGCCGAGGACGCCGTGCAGGAGACCATGATGCGGGCCTGGCGATCCGCGGGCGGTCTGGCCGATCCGGCCGGATTGCGGCCCTGGGTGTATCGCATCGCGACCAATGTGTGCATCGACGCGGCCGGGGAGCGGCGGCGGCGCGCCATGCCGATGGACCTGGCGGCCGCCGCCGACCCGCACGGCGAACTGGGCCCCGCGCTGCCCGAATCGACCTGGCTGCAACCGTTTCCGACCCCCCTCGCCGACGATCCCTCGGAACGGGCGATCTCCCGGGAGTCGGTGCGGCTGGCCTTCGTCGCCGCCCTCCAGCATCTGCTGCCGCGCCAGCGAGCCGTGCTCATCCTGCGCGACGTGCTGTGCTGGCGAGCGGCCGAGGTCGCCGAACTACTCGACACCAGCGTGGACGCGGTCAACAGCATGCTGCGCCGCGCCCGGTCGGTCCTCGCGGCGGCGCCGGCGGACCCCGGCGCGGCCGAACCGATCGACACCGGGCTGCTCGAACGCTACGTCACGGCCTTCGAGGACTTCGATATCGACACCATCGTCGCGCTGCTGCGGCACGACGCCGTGATCGATATGCCGCCGGTGGCGTTCTGGCTGTCGGGGCGGGAAGCGTTCCGCCGCTGGCTGATCGAATCCGACCTCGGCTGCCGGGGCAAGCGGCTGGTGCCGATCGAGGCCAACGGCTGCCCGGCGGTGGGCGTGTACCGCTACCACGACGGGCGTTTCGAAGCGGTCGGTATCCAGGTGCTGGAATGCGCGGGCGGCGAGATCGTGGCACTGCACGCGTTCCTGCAACCCGAGCTGTTCGCGCTGTTCGGGCTGCCCGCTACGCTCGGATGACGACCGCCGCGACGAGTTCGCGGCCCGCCGCCGGTTGTGGAAGGTATGGTCGACGAAACTCTCCTGCCGCCACCGATATCCGAGCGGCGGACGCCGCACCCCGGCGCGATCCTCGCGCTGATGTGCGGCGCCCAGTTCATCATCACCCTCGACATCGCCATCGTGAACGTGGCGCTGCCCGCCATCCAGGCCGATCTCGGGCTCGCGCCCGGCGATCTGCAATGGGTGGTGATCACCTATGTCCTGCTGCTGGGCGGACTGCTGCTGCTCGGCGGGCGCGCCGGTGACCTGCTCGGCCGCCGCCGGATGCTGCTGCTGGGCTTGACATTGTTCGCGGTCGCCTCCCTCACCGCCGGGATCTCGGCGTCGTTCGCGCAGCTGGTGGCGTCGCGGGCGGTGCAGGGCATCGGCGCGGCGCTGGCCGCTCCGGCCGCGCTCGCGGTCCTGGTGGCCACGTTTCCCGAGGGCGCGTCGCGCACCAAGGCGCTCGGCGTGTTCGGGGCGGCCGGTGGCAGCGCGGCTTCGGTCGGTGTGGTGGTCAGCGGCGCGCTGACCGCCGGGCCGGGCTGGCAGTGGGTGTTCTTCATCAATGTGCCCATCGTGGCCGCGATGGTGGCGCTGATCGCGAAATTCGTTCCCGCCGACCGTGGTATCCACCGCGGGCCGTTCGACGCGGCCGGCGCGGTGACGGTGACCGCCGGGCTCGCGGCCCTGGTGTACGCCATCAACAAGAGCGTCGAGCACGGGTGGACCTCGGCGGTGACGCTCGGGTTCCTCACGGCCGGAGTCGTGCTGCTCGCGGCGTTCGTCGTCGTGGAGCATCGGACGGCGGAACCGCTGGTGCCGCTGTCGATGTTCCGGCGGCCGACCCTGAACGCCGCGAATCTCGTTGCCGCACTGGTGTACGCGGCGTTCTTCGCGACGATCTTCCAGGCGTCGCTGCTGATGCAGCAGGTGCTCGGCTACTCGGCGCTGCGCACGGGCGTGGCGTACCTCGCGATCGCCGCGACCGCGGTCGTGGTGGCCGCCGGGATCGCGCCGATCGTCCTGGCGCGACTCGGCGCCGGGTGGTCGCTCGTACTCGGGCAGGCGAGTTCGGCGGCCGGACTGCTGTGGCTGGCCCGCGTGCCGGTGCACGCCGCCTACTGGCCGGACCTGTTCCCCGGCTTCCTCGCCGTCGGCGCGGGTGTCGGCCTGTCTCTGGTGTCGATTCAGGTCGCCGCCTTCGTCGGCATACCCGAAGCGGTCAGCGGACTGGCCGGGGGCATGGTGGAGACCGCGCGGGAGATCGGCGGCGCGCTGGGGACCGCCGTCGTCGCGGCGGTGGCGATCGCCGTGGCACGTGGCGTATCCGAGGGCGGGGCGCAGGCCCTGACCGAGGGGTTCCGGCGCGGCTCCCTGGTCGCGGCGTGCTTCAGCCTGGTGGCGGTCCTCGCCGCGGTCACCGTGGTCCGGCGTGCCGAACGGTCGACGCGCCGCACGGCCGCCCACGTCGCGGCCGCCGAGGCATGAACGCGCCGAACGACGCGGCGAATCGGCCACGGTCCCCGCATGTTCTCCGCGGCCGGGTGGCCGGTCGGCCGACTCGGATGCGCGGTGGCCGATCGCGAAGCGTGGCCGAGGCGCGCTCGCGCCGGGCGGGACGCGAGGCTATCGCTCGGAGGTGTGCAGGCGTATGAGGGCGTCGGTGACCGTCACCCGGAAGGGGCGCAGGAGGTCCGGGGCGGCGGCGTGGAAGGCGTTGGGGCGGGAGCCGTAGAGGGTGATGACGCCGACCACTTCCGACGCGGCGGTCACCGGCTGGCAGAACAGGGAGCGGGCGCCCAGCATCTGCACCTCGCGGCGGAAATCGTTGTCCCACTGCGTTTCCAGGGCCATGTCGGCGACGAGGATCGGCCGTCCGCCCGCGGCCGCGTCCCGGACCGGGCCCCCGAGGTGGATCAGCTGGGTGTCCTCGAGCAGGTGCGCGCGGGAGTTGGAGGCCGCGCCACCGGATTCCAGCCTGCCGGCCCCGACCGCCGCGATGCCCACCGCCGGACGGCCCGGCAGGGCCGCGGAGATGGCGGCGGCGATCCGGCGGCAGTCGGGCTCGCCGGCCGTCTCGATCGGCCGGACGGCCCGGGGTGCGGGCAGGCACATGGCGGTAGCGCTCCGTTCGTCCGGTGTGTTTCGTACTGGCATTGCCGTCCGCCTGTGTGGCGAAACAACCGACCGGCCGACCTGTTGTGAGCCGACCCGAAGGGACCTTACGGCTGGCTGGACGATGCGGCGGCGTCGCGGGGCCGCGCCGGGAGGCGGTCGAAGACCGTCGGGAGTGCGCTCTCGGTTGCCGCGGTGCGCTCGAGGTGGTCGGCGAGAAGCGGGCCGATCACCGCGACCACCTCGGAGTTGGTCAGCTGGGCGTGCGTGGCGGCCACGGGATGCTCGACCAGTTCCCCGGTGACGTAGGGCCGCCAGACGTACGCGCCCAGCAGCTCCGTGATGCCCCGGGTCGCCGAGAAGTACAGCAGGTCACCGTCGTACACGCCGGGCCGGTAGCCGTGCGAGAGCGCGACCCCGGCCGCGTAGCCGCGATGGAGCCGCTCGAGCTGGTCCGCGGACAACCCGGTGCCGAAGGAGGCGCCCGCGCGCGCGAGTTCGGCGGCCGCCTCCGCCGCGGTGACGTCCGGGGCGGCGTCGGCGTCCTCGGGCTCGTCACCGAGCAGGTGGGTCAGCAGATCACGCATGCGCGGCACCGGGGGCGGGTCCGCGCTCGCGGGCACGACCACGCTGTCGAGCATCGCGAGCACGGCGACCGCGGCGCCGCGGGCCCGCAGCCGCACCGCGACCGCATGGGCGATCTGCCCGCCGAGCGACCAGCCCAGCAGATGGTAGGGCCCCTCCGGCTGCACGCTCAGCATGGCGTCGATATAGCTGTCGGCGAGGTCGTCGATCGTGGCCGGGATCTCCGCCGCGGCCGTCAGCACGGGAGCCTGCAGGCCGTAGACCGGCCGGTCGGTCACATAGCGGGCCAGCCCGGCGTAACACCAGGCCAGCGGCACGGCCGAATGGACGCAGAACAGCGGCGGCCGGGTGCCGTTGCGGCGCAACGGGAGCAGCACGCCGAGCGCGTCGTCGGCGGCGGTGTCGTGACCGGCCAGCCGGGCGGCGAGCAGTTCGACGGTGGGCGCGGTATAGAGCCAGTGCAATGCCATCGGCAGGCCGGTCGCCGCGGCCAGCTCGGCCGAAATCGTTACGCCCAGTACGGAATTCCCGCCGAGTTCGAAGAAGTCGTCGTCCCGGCCGATCTCGGATCGGTCCAGGACGGCGGCGAAGCGGTCGGCGACCAGCTGTTCGAGCCCGGTCCGCGGCGGCCGATAGGCGCGAGTGCCCGGGACCGGAGCCGGGAGCGCCGCGCGGTCCACCTTCCCGTTGCCCGCCATGGGCAGCGCGTCGAGCGCGACCAGCGCCGAAGGAACCAGGGCGAAGGGCAGTTCCGCCCGCAGCCTCCGCAACAGCGCGGCGGTATCGATCCGCGCGCCGTCGGCGGGGACGACGTATCCGGCCAGGCGCGCGCCCGGCCGTCCCGCGTCGGTGAGCGTCACCACCGCGTACGCGACCTCGGGCGCGGCGAGCAGCGCGGCCTCGATCTCCGCCGGTTCGACACGGCGGCCGTGCAATTGGATCTGGCAGTCCAGACGGCCGAAGATCTCGAAGTCGCCACCGGGCCCGGCGCACACCAAGTCTCCGGTGCGGTACAGCCGCCGACCGGCAGCGAAGGGATCGGCGACGAACCGGGCGGCGGTACCGGCCGGATTGCCGAGGTAGCCCGCGGCGACGGCGGGACCGCCCAGGTACAGTTCGCCGCGGGCGCCCTCGGGGACCGGGCGCAGCCGGGCGTCCAGCACCGCGGCGAACACCCCGGGCAGCGGCCGCCCGACGGACACCGGCGCGTCGGCGGCCATGGCGGCGGTCTCGGTCGCCATGATCGTCGCCTCGGTCGGCCCGTAGCCGTTGTGCAGCCGCACGTGCGGCGCCCACTGTCGCACCAGTTTCGCCGGACACGCCTCCCCGCCGACGGCGACGACCGCGAGCCCGGGAACCTGTTCGGGCGACAGCGTGGCGAGCACGGCCGGAGCGGTCTGCAGGACGGTGCAGCCGCTGTCGCGGATCAGCCGGGCCAGCGCAGGTCCCGCGACCACCTCCGGCGCAGCCACGACGAGGCGGGCACCGGCCGCGAATGCCGCCAGCAATTCGAGCAGATGCGCGTCGAACGTCGCCGTATGCGAGTGCAGCAGCACCGAATCCGGCCCGAGACCGTAGTGTTCGACGAGGTAGTCCGTGAGCGGCCCGAGCCCGCGATGGGCGACCACCACCCCCTTCGGAGTCCCGGTGGTGCCGGAGGTGTAGATCACGTACGCCGGATGCTCCATCCGCACCGGCGCGGGCAGTTCGGCATCGCCCACGGGGTCCGCGGCATGCCGTTCGACGGCCGCCACGGTTCCGGGGTCGTCGAAGACGAGCCACTCGACGGCATCCCGCTCGCCGTGCGCACCGAGTCCGGACGGCAGCTCGGCGAGTACCGAGCTGACCGTAATGCCCAGGCGCGCACGGCAATCGGTGAGTATCGCGGCGATGCGGGACGGCGGGTCGGCCGGATCGACGGGGACGTAGCAGGCCCCGGTCCTGGCGACCACCCACAGGGCCAGCACCGATTCCAGCGAGCGCGCGACGGCGACGGCGACGAACCGCCCCGGGCCCGCGCCGCGGGCGAGCAATTCGCGAGCCCATCGACAGGCCGCCTCGTCCATCTCCCGGTAGGTCATCGTGCGGTCGCCGTCGCGCACGGCCACGGCGTCCGGTGCCGGGTCCGCGCTCAGCAGCTCGCGCAGGAGCCGCGCCGGGCCGGGCGGCGCCACCTGCGGCAGCTTGGCCGGGAGGTCGATTTCCGTTGCGGGGCAATCGGTTCCGGCGGCGAGATAACGGCGGAAGAAGTCCAGGAACCGGCGGTGGTGCCGGGCGAGCGCATCGCGGCCATAGCGTGCCGGGTTGGCCTGGAAGTCGATGCTCACCGACCGTTCGTCCGGCCCGGCCTGATACCCGTTGATCTGCAGGTCGGGCACCGGGCCCAGCGCGAGCAGCCGGGCCTGCCCGACAACCGGCCCCAGCCGCAGCGGCTCCACGAATCCGAGGACGTTGAGGACGGGCCCGAATCCGCCGAGCACCGCCTCGTGACCGTCCCACATGTCCTCGTGCCGGTAGCGCTGATGTCGCAGCGCTCCGATCACCTTCGCCCGCACCTGCGCGATCACCTCGCCGACGGTGGCCACGTCCAAGCCGGTCAATCGCAGCGGGACCACATTCGACATGGTCCCCGCCGACCGCCGCGCCGCCACGGTCGCCCGCGCGGGCACGGGCATCGTGAACGTCACCTCCGACCGTCCGGTCATGCGGGCGAGGTGGCAGGCGAAGGCCGCGATGACCAACTCGGGAAAGGTCGCCCCGTGCCGCGCCTGCGCGTCGGCGAGCAGTCCGGCCGCCGCCTCGTCGAGTGCGCCCGCCACATGGTGCGGCGTCCCGGCGGGCGGCGCCGGACGCCCCGCCAGCCCGGTGGGCCCGTCGAATCCGGCCAGCTGCGCGCGCCAGTAGTCGCCGTCGGCCCGCGCCCGCGTCGAATCATGGTATGCCCGTTCGTCTTCCAGGATCTGCGCGATCGACAGCGCTCCGGCGTCCGGCGGCTCGGCGTCGCGCCCGGCAGCGACCTGCGCGCGGTAGAGCTGTGCGGTCCGGCGCAGCACGGCGGCGGCGCCGACACCGTCGAGCACGATGTGATGGCTCCGCAGATACAGCAGATGCCGGGTCGGCGTCACCGCGAAGACGATCGCCACCGTCAGCACATCGGTGAGCGGATCGAGGGGCGTGCCGTGGTCGCGCTCCATGCGGTCCAGCGCCGCGGCGAGCGGATCCGCCTCGCCCGTGAGATCGACCGTTTCCAACGGCAACGGCGTGGCGGCATCGAGATATTGGCGTGGATAGCCGTCGACCAGGCAGAACCGCAGATGCGGCGATTCGAGTTCGCGTGCCGCCCGCCGCGCGCATCCGGCGAGCGACCCGAGGTCGAGCGGACCTTCGAGATCCAGATACAGCGCCACGGTGACCGGCACGTCCGGATACAGCTGCTGGGCCAGCCACCACGACCACTGTGCCCTCGACAGCGGGTACGCCGATTCGGTGCCGGGCCGTACCGTCAACACGCCTCCCTCGCCGATCGGACCACCGTTGACGAACGTTGCGAAGCAAACTTACGGCATACGCTGCGAACCTCCGGTGATCTGCGACCCGCGGGAGTATCGGGTCGGGCCGGGCGACCGGCATGGTCACCCGGCCCGCCGGTGTCAGACCGCCAGCCGCTCCTCGATGGCCGCGATGATCCGGGGCCGGAGTTCGGCCGCTGGGATCACCGCGTCCACCGAGCCGACCTCGACGGCGCGCTGGATGTTGTGCACGCGGTCGAACTCGGCCGCGACGTCACCCAGCTTCTCCGCCCGCACCGAGGAGCGGACCTCGTCGAGTTCCGCGGTGAGGGCCGCCCGCTCGGTACCGGTCGCGTTGGCCGCCCGTGTCTGCAGCTCCTGCACCCGCGCGTCGGCCGCCGTGCGCGTGTTGACCTCACCGGAGAACACGGCCGCCGCCGCCGGAGCGCCGCCGAGCACCGACGCGAACGAGCCCTCCAGCGCGAGCACGGTCATATTCGGGTTCAGCGCCT from Nocardia wallacei carries:
- a CDS encoding lipoprotein LpqH, which codes for MNAKHIRVTAAALAAAGLTLFVSACGDDSGSSAPSTPARTSVAPAGPAPGGKSGALVGGKALDGRFETTCVAQGGVLALALTDTDNPTYGQLSVSATVTGDGTVQAVGIAGSKGGSAGMPYAVGYGNGQPGGSAKAVRDGNTYKVTGEGVSAPDMTNPMAGPATASFDITFACASIVNG
- a CDS encoding maleylpyruvate isomerase family mycothiol-dependent enzyme, which encodes MTALDAAARRDALLGETDLLAGLYLSADPATPIPTCPDWTLANLVAHVGRATRWAAAIIAARTTAPIDIRQVPDIRRPHDPEEAARWLRGGAAAVLDSLASAGDDTPVWTTIGTPRPAAWWVRRLLHEATVHRADATLALGREFVLGPGLAADGLSEFLGLVALATHFRTPLDEGTSLRLHASDTDDTWTIHRSGDTVTATDSPAPATLTLRGTAAELFLLLLRRIPADAARVETTGDLSVLSTWRERVRF
- a CDS encoding alpha/beta hydrolase, encoding MTSWRARAIIARMRWQRNKRFYADPAVMRANLANHQAPERSRPPRWLTGTHEVCTTEIDGRAVVTMTPRGGPRSPWHIFHLHGGGFVEAPESHHWRFAARIVDRLGCTYTMPMYPLTPEHDHRAIVPMVERAYAHAVADVAPRDRIVFGDSAGGTLALTLARHLRERGQPQPRGLALFSPWIDLATDDPLSLALDDRDPELGVAGLQQAGRWYAAGLALDDPHISPAFADLTGLAPIMVFIGHRDILLPDARRIAELGAAAGVPVDLREYPGMFHNWIMKDIPEARHATDELLEFLRAAPDR
- a CDS encoding RNA polymerase subunit sigma-70, which produces MNPTTVLAPPALERDLAALRQPLFGYCYRMLGSALEAEDAVQETMMRAWRSAGGLADPAGLRPWVYRIATNVCIDAAGERRRRAMPMDLAAAADPHGELGPALPESTWLQPFPTPLADDPSERAISRESVRLAFVAALQHLLPRQRAVLILRDVLCWRAAEVAELLDTSVDAVNSMLRRARSVLAAAPADPGAAEPIDTGLLERYVTAFEDFDIDTIVALLRHDAVIDMPPVAFWLSGREAFRRWLIESDLGCRGKRLVPIEANGCPAVGVYRYHDGRFEAVGIQVLECAGGEIVALHAFLQPELFALFGLPATLG
- a CDS encoding MFS transporter; amino-acid sequence: MVDETLLPPPISERRTPHPGAILALMCGAQFIITLDIAIVNVALPAIQADLGLAPGDLQWVVITYVLLLGGLLLLGGRAGDLLGRRRMLLLGLTLFAVASLTAGISASFAQLVASRAVQGIGAALAAPAALAVLVATFPEGASRTKALGVFGAAGGSAASVGVVVSGALTAGPGWQWVFFINVPIVAAMVALIAKFVPADRGIHRGPFDAAGAVTVTAGLAALVYAINKSVEHGWTSAVTLGFLTAGVVLLAAFVVVEHRTAEPLVPLSMFRRPTLNAANLVAALVYAAFFATIFQASLLMQQVLGYSALRTGVAYLAIAATAVVVAAGIAPIVLARLGAGWSLVLGQASSAAGLLWLARVPVHAAYWPDLFPGFLAVGAGVGLSLVSIQVAAFVGIPEAVSGLAGGMVETAREIGGALGTAVVAAVAIAVARGVSEGGAQALTEGFRRGSLVAACFSLVAVLAAVTVVRRAERSTRRTAAHVAAAEA
- a CDS encoding GAF domain-containing protein; protein product: MPVRNTPDERSATAMCLPAPRAVRPIETAGEPDCRRIAAAISAALPGRPAVGIAAVGAGRLESGGAASNSRAHLLEDTQLIHLGGPVRDAAAGGRPILVADMALETQWDNDFRREVQMLGARSLFCQPVTAASEVVGVITLYGSRPNAFHAAAPDLLRPFRVTVTDALIRLHTSER
- a CDS encoding non-ribosomal peptide synthetase — encoded protein: MLTVRPGTESAYPLSRAQWSWWLAQQLYPDVPVTVALYLDLEGPLDLGSLAGCARRAARELESPHLRFCLVDGYPRQYLDAATPLPLETVDLTGEADPLAAALDRMERDHGTPLDPLTDVLTVAIVFAVTPTRHLLYLRSHHIVLDGVGAAAVLRRTAQLYRAQVAAGRDAEPPDAGALSIAQILEDERAYHDSTRARADGDYWRAQLAGFDGPTGLAGRPAPPAGTPHHVAGALDEAAAGLLADAQARHGATFPELVIAAFACHLARMTGRSEVTFTMPVPARATVAARRSAGTMSNVVPLRLTGLDVATVGEVIAQVRAKVIGALRHQRYRHEDMWDGHEAVLGGFGPVLNVLGFVEPLRLGPVVGQARLLALGPVPDLQINGYQAGPDERSVSIDFQANPARYGRDALARHHRRFLDFFRRYLAAGTDCPATEIDLPAKLPQVAPPGPARLLRELLSADPAPDAVAVRDGDRTMTYREMDEAACRWARELLARGAGPGRFVAVAVARSLESVLALWVVARTGACYVPVDPADPPSRIAAILTDCRARLGITVSSVLAELPSGLGAHGERDAVEWLVFDDPGTVAAVERHAADPVGDAELPAPVRMEHPAYVIYTSGTTGTPKGVVVAHRGLGPLTDYLVEHYGLGPDSVLLHSHTATFDAHLLELLAAFAAGARLVVAAPEVVAGPALARLIRDSGCTVLQTAPAVLATLSPEQVPGLAVVAVGGEACPAKLVRQWAPHVRLHNGYGPTEATIMATETAAMAADAPVSVGRPLPGVFAAVLDARLRPVPEGARGELYLGGPAVAAGYLGNPAGTAARFVADPFAAGRRLYRTGDLVCAGPGGDFEIFGRLDCQIQLHGRRVEPAEIEAALLAAPEVAYAVVTLTDAGRPGARLAGYVVPADGARIDTAALLRRLRAELPFALVPSALVALDALPMAGNGKVDRAALPAPVPGTRAYRPPRTGLEQLVADRFAAVLDRSEIGRDDDFFELGGNSVLGVTISAELAAATGLPMALHWLYTAPTVELLAARLAGHDTAADDALGVLLPLRRNGTRPPLFCVHSAVPLAWCYAGLARYVTDRPVYGLQAPVLTAAAEIPATIDDLADSYIDAMLSVQPEGPYHLLGWSLGGQIAHAVAVRLRARGAAVAVLAMLDSVVVPASADPPPVPRMRDLLTHLLGDEPEDADAAPDVTAAEAAAELARAGASFGTGLSADQLERLHRGYAAGVALSHGYRPGVYDGDLLYFSATRGITELLGAYVWRPYVTGELVEHPVAATHAQLTNSEVVAVIGPLLADHLERTAATESALPTVFDRLPARPRDAAASSSQP